One segment of Fuscovulum ytuae DNA contains the following:
- a CDS encoding heme-dependent oxidative N-demethylase family protein: MRAPVLQDRLPHVPWLDPATARLPGMRPCGAEDWLRMDEAYAGQMAERDWLIATRQPLVHALLPEGRAAAAELLDAALELLARRAGFAVGAASVTRPDGVVVPVDRAFPLITLGRLVQQDLCLMQKQGEESVLTGAILCFPASWTLAQKIGKPMTGIHAPVAHYDEALARRVQRLFDMVRVGQPMERFNALVYDDPTLHQPRLENARRPRPVARTYLRSERQVVLRLPVTQAVVFSIHTIIVPMTALDPEALSAMDAAGI; encoded by the coding sequence ATGCGTGCGCCCGTGCTTCAGGACAGATTGCCTCATGTGCCGTGGCTGGACCCGGCCACCGCCCGCCTGCCGGGGATGCGGCCCTGTGGGGCCGAGGATTGGCTGCGGATGGATGAGGCCTATGCCGGGCAGATGGCCGAGCGGGATTGGTTGATCGCCACACGTCAACCATTGGTCCATGCGCTTTTGCCTGAGGGGCGGGCGGCGGCGGCGGAGCTTTTGGATGCAGCGCTGGAGCTGCTGGCGCGGCGCGCGGGATTTGCCGTGGGGGCGGCGTCTGTGACGCGGCCAGATGGCGTTGTGGTGCCGGTGGATCGGGCCTTTCCCCTGATCACCTTGGGCCGTCTGGTGCAGCAGGACCTGTGCCTGATGCAAAAGCAGGGCGAAGAAAGCGTGCTGACCGGGGCGATCCTGTGCTTTCCGGCAAGCTGGACCTTGGCGCAGAAGATTGGCAAGCCGATGACGGGCATTCATGCCCCGGTGGCGCATTATGACGAGGCCTTGGCGCGAAGGGTGCAGCGGTTGTTTGACATGGTGCGGGTGGGGCAGCCGATGGAGAGGTTCAACGCGCTGGTTTATGATGACCCGACGCTGCACCAGCCCCGGCTAGAGAATGCGCGGCGGCCGCGCCCGGTGGCGCGGACCTATCTGCGATCCGAGCGGCAGGTGGTGTTGCGTCTGCCTGTGACGCAGGCTGTGGTGTTTTCGATCCATACGATCATCGTACCGATGACGGCGTTGGACCCAGAGGCCCTTTCGGCTATGGACGCAGCGGGGATCTGA
- the dddP gene encoding dimethylsulfonioproprionate lyase DddP: MTVQYHADRRKIDPTRGPRLGDGSPNDNDRVEIGPTQLAFKEWEAAGLTPPDLARMRHYRWDRLVKALHARDYGGLLMFDPLNIRYATDTTNMQLWNTHNPFRACLLCADGHMVMWEYKNSPFLVTFNPLVKELRSGATFFYNSTGDRGEAAAKAFAAQVDEVMREHAGTNRRLAVDKIMVHGLRALEAIGFEVMEGEEVTERTRAIKGPDDMLAMRCAAHACESAVAAMEAFTRENVPKGGISEDDIWSVLHAENIRRGGEWIETRLLASGPRTNPWFQECGPRIVQNNEIVAFDTDLIGAYGFCIDISRTWWVGDERPTNAMISAYAHALDHIRDHQARLKPGVSIRELTFGGHQLDDQYWKQKYSCKMHGVGLCDEWPYVTYPDGWMEGAFDAVLEPGMTICVEALVSPEGGNFSIKLEDQVLITETGCENLTSYPFDKALMGA; the protein is encoded by the coding sequence ATGACCGTCCAATACCACGCCGACCGCCGCAAGATCGACCCGACCCGCGGCCCGCGCCTTGGCGATGGCAGCCCAAATGACAATGACCGGGTGGAAATCGGCCCCACCCAGCTTGCCTTCAAGGAATGGGAGGCGGCAGGTCTCACCCCGCCCGACCTCGCCCGCATGCGCCATTACCGCTGGGATCGGCTGGTCAAGGCGCTGCATGCCCGCGATTACGGTGGCCTCCTGATGTTCGATCCCCTGAACATCCGCTACGCCACCGACACGACCAACATGCAGTTGTGGAACACCCACAACCCCTTCCGCGCCTGCCTTCTCTGCGCCGATGGCCATATGGTCATGTGGGAATACAAGAACTCGCCTTTCCTTGTGACCTTCAACCCGCTGGTCAAGGAACTCCGCTCCGGCGCGACCTTCTTTTACAACTCCACCGGCGACCGGGGCGAGGCTGCCGCAAAGGCCTTCGCCGCACAGGTGGATGAGGTGATGCGCGAACATGCAGGCACCAACCGCCGCCTTGCGGTGGACAAGATCATGGTGCATGGCCTGCGCGCCTTGGAAGCCATCGGGTTTGAGGTGATGGAGGGCGAAGAGGTCACCGAACGCACCCGCGCCATCAAGGGCCCCGATGATATGCTGGCCATGCGCTGCGCGGCACATGCCTGCGAAAGCGCGGTCGCGGCGATGGAGGCCTTCACACGCGAAAATGTCCCCAAAGGCGGCATTTCCGAGGATGACATCTGGTCGGTGCTGCATGCCGAAAACATCCGCCGTGGCGGTGAATGGATCGAAACCCGCCTTCTTGCCTCAGGCCCCCGCACCAATCCTTGGTTTCAGGAATGCGGGCCGCGCATCGTGCAGAACAACGAAATTGTCGCCTTCGACACCGATCTGATCGGTGCCTATGGCTTCTGCATCGATATCTCGCGCACATGGTGGGTGGGCGACGAACGCCCCACGAATGCGATGATCTCGGCCTATGCCCACGCGCTGGATCATATCCGCGACCATCAGGCGCGGCTGAAACCCGGCGTGTCGATCCGCGAACTGACGTTCGGCGGGCACCAATTGGATGACCAATATTGGAAACAGAAATATTCCTGCAAAATGCACGGCGTCGGGCTCTGCGATGAATGGCCCTATGTCACCTATCCCGATGGCTGGATGGAAGGCGCCTTTGATGCCGTCCTTGAACCCGGCATGACGATCTGCGTCGAGGCGCTGGTCAGCCCCGAAGGTGGAAATTTCTCGATAAAGCTGGAAGATCAGGTGCTTATCACCGAAACCGGATGTGAAAACTTAACAAGCTATCCCTTCGACAAGGCGCTGATGGGGGCCTAG